The following are from one region of the Planctomycetaceae bacterium genome:
- a CDS encoding HD domain-containing protein encodes MSRILVKELNDGDTIDQVFLLADKQLRANRNADLYLLASLRDSSGVISGLMWNVTEERLHHISSGDLVHVRGKVQLYQGGLQMIVNRIDLAGDGDYSAEDFQAQPQMNVGPLLERLKELFASLQCRKLRTLADCFLTDETLVDDLCSAPAGVKAHHAYQGGLIEHIVSMCEVVDRICPLYPALNRDLLLLGVLLHDLGKVRELSWDPTLAYTDEGQLLGHMNIAIEMLNEKLLLARGQMSGEEFDAEDVLRLKHMILSHHGTLEFGSPRVPMTPEAIVLHHIDNLDAKLHEFSRSIEDDMNKDSAWTPYSPRIERKLFKGYHRNS; translated from the coding sequence ATGTCTCGCATTCTCGTCAAGGAACTGAACGACGGTGACACCATTGATCAGGTGTTTCTGCTGGCAGACAAACAACTGCGAGCCAACCGCAATGCCGATCTGTATCTGCTGGCGAGCCTTCGCGACAGTTCCGGAGTCATCAGCGGTCTGATGTGGAACGTCACCGAGGAGCGCCTGCACCACATTTCGTCGGGCGACCTGGTGCATGTCAGAGGAAAGGTTCAGTTGTATCAGGGCGGATTGCAGATGATTGTCAACCGCATTGATCTGGCGGGTGACGGTGACTACAGCGCGGAGGACTTTCAGGCTCAGCCGCAAATGAACGTGGGACCGCTGCTGGAACGACTAAAGGAACTTTTCGCGTCGCTGCAATGCCGCAAACTTCGAACTCTCGCCGATTGCTTCCTGACAGACGAAACGCTCGTCGATGATCTCTGTTCCGCACCGGCGGGAGTCAAGGCTCACCATGCCTACCAGGGCGGCCTGATTGAGCACATTGTCAGTATGTGCGAAGTCGTCGATCGAATCTGTCCGCTGTACCCTGCTCTGAACCGGGATCTGCTGCTGCTGGGAGTTCTGCTGCATGACCTTGGCAAGGTGCGGGAGCTTTCCTGGGATCCGACTCTGGCGTACACCGACGAAGGCCAGTTGCTTGGCCACATGAACATCGCCATCGAGATGCTGAACGAAAAGCTGCTGCTGGCTCGCGGCCAGATGAGCGGCGAAGAATTCGACGCGGAAGACGTGTTGCGGCTGAAGCACATGATCCTCAGCCATCATGGCACGCTTGAATTCGGCAGTCCCCGGGTTCCCATGACGCCTGAAGCCATCGTCCTGCACCACATCGACAATCTTGACGCCAAGCTGCACGAGTTTTCTCGCAGCATCGAAGACGACATGAACAAGGATTCCGCCTGGACGCCGTACAGCCCAAGGATCGAACGCAAGCTGTTCAAGGGGTATCACCGCAACTCGTGA
- a CDS encoding cyclic nucleotide-binding domain-containing protein, translating to MKIYRYESVRFDAADGLNSLLRQGWLPIRETHIPSGSESNSESAAATLLILLEKEVDRLPFPGETLAGNVPITFLQDVMLFDGFELNDLQRVVGLCDVRTFDPETVLFQTGDEAHWLAVVLKGDVQVGLPELPVQQTTIAVLQPGGVFGESTFFSESPHTMSARTGANGATLLSLTRPSYDELAHIDANVAARLANNAARILAGRLQETDEWVWELLQQNQIAQVSASWRRFRHRVRGGDVAGGGFFGV from the coding sequence ATGAAAATCTACCGCTATGAGTCCGTTCGCTTCGATGCGGCTGACGGCCTGAATTCACTGCTGCGGCAGGGCTGGCTGCCGATCCGTGAGACACACATTCCGTCAGGCAGCGAATCCAATTCGGAATCGGCGGCGGCAACGCTGCTGATTCTGCTGGAAAAGGAAGTGGATCGGCTGCCGTTCCCCGGAGAAACGCTGGCGGGAAACGTCCCGATCACGTTCCTGCAGGATGTCATGCTGTTTGACGGCTTCGAATTGAATGACCTGCAGCGCGTTGTGGGGCTGTGCGATGTTCGAACGTTTGATCCGGAGACCGTGCTGTTTCAGACTGGCGACGAAGCTCACTGGCTGGCTGTGGTTCTGAAGGGAGACGTGCAGGTCGGTCTGCCGGAACTGCCTGTTCAGCAAACAACGATCGCTGTACTGCAGCCTGGCGGAGTTTTCGGCGAAAGCACGTTCTTTTCGGAATCTCCGCACACAATGTCGGCTCGAACGGGTGCCAACGGTGCGACACTGCTTTCGCTGACGCGACCGTCCTATGATGAACTGGCCCATATCGATGCGAACGTCGCGGCCAGACTGGCGAACAACGCCGCTCGAATTCTGGCCGGCCGACTGCAGGAAACCGACGAATGGGTGTGGGAATTGCTGCAGCAGAATCAGATCGCTCAGGTGAGCGCCAGTTGGCGGCGGTTTCGGCATCGCGTGCGAGGCGGCGACGTTGCGGGAGGCGGATTTTTCGGAGTGTGA
- a CDS encoding zinc metallopeptidase, producing MIFDPLYLLLVGPVMLFAMFAQWRVKSAYAKAQAQPAPISGAAAARMVLDDSGLSNVDVQMTQGFLSDHYDPRAKVIRLSPEVYQSRSLAAVGIAAHEAGHAIQDATNYSPLVIRNAAVPLASTGGGISMMVFIGGIMFGGAASVLGKSLLIAGVFLFAAVVFFQLINLPVEFDASNRAKRVLGELQVVRGEQAAVVNDVLSAAAMTYVAATVSAIMTLIYMLIRSGLLSGRRD from the coding sequence ATGATTTTTGACCCTCTCTACCTGCTGCTTGTCGGCCCGGTGATGCTGTTCGCAATGTTCGCCCAGTGGCGGGTGAAAAGTGCATACGCGAAGGCCCAGGCTCAGCCGGCTCCCATCAGTGGAGCCGCGGCGGCGCGGATGGTGCTGGACGACAGCGGCCTGAGCAACGTGGATGTGCAGATGACGCAGGGGTTTCTGTCGGACCATTATGATCCGCGAGCAAAAGTCATCCGCCTGAGCCCTGAGGTCTACCAGAGCCGTTCGCTGGCCGCCGTTGGGATTGCGGCTCACGAAGCAGGTCACGCCATCCAGGACGCGACGAACTACTCGCCGCTGGTGATCCGCAACGCGGCGGTTCCGCTGGCGTCGACCGGCGGCGGGATTTCGATGATGGTGTTTATCGGCGGAATCATGTTCGGCGGAGCTGCGTCGGTGCTGGGAAAGAGTCTGCTGATCGCCGGCGTTTTTCTGTTTGCCGCCGTGGTGTTCTTCCAACTGATCAACCTTCCCGTCGAATTCGACGCCAGCAATCGGGCCAAGCGAGTGCTGGGTGAATTGCAGGTCGTGCGAGGCGAACAGGCGGCAGTCGTCAACGATGTGCTGAGTGCCGCCGCGATGACGTACGTGGCCGCCACGGTGTCAGCAATCATGACGCTGATCTATATGCTGATCCGCAGCGGGCTGCTGAGTGGACGGCGCGACTGA
- a CDS encoding proline--tRNA ligase, translated as MRWTQTFVPTMKEVPSDAEVPSHQLMLRAGLIRQLMAGAYTYLPLGYRVVRKVSEIVRQEMDRAGAVELFMPALQPIDLFERTGRREAFGNVLFNFETKRGDRKLHFALGPTHEEVVTNLVAHEIKTYKQLPITLYQIQTKFRNEERPRFGVLRTSEFLMKDAYSFGTSLEQLNVAYEAMYNAYCRIFERCGLEYIPVEAESGPIGGDASHEFMAPADNGEDFVVRCPGCGYAANQERADTGRKSSLPATQTSAADPEKVDTPNAGTIEQVSNFLKADPTSFIKTLVYLADEKPVAVLIRGDHDANEGKIRRALRATDVRLADEATIQKVTGAPVGFAGPVGIRCDIIADHDVALIESAFTGANQKDTHLTGVVPGTHFELTETFDLRNAEGGDPCPKCDGTLEIVHGIEVGHVFKLGTKYSESLDAMYLDKDEKKHPIIMGCYGIGVTRVVAAIVETCHDENGIVWPFTVAPYSVELIPLNVKDEEVMTVANQLYNDLTEAGIDVLMDDRDQRPGFKFKDADLIGIPLRVIIGGKGLKEGIAEIKGRTESDAVNVAISQTVSFIREALGGLE; from the coding sequence GTGCGCTGGACTCAGACATTTGTTCCCACAATGAAGGAAGTACCCTCCGACGCGGAGGTGCCCAGCCACCAGTTGATGCTGCGGGCCGGCCTGATCCGGCAGCTCATGGCGGGAGCGTACACGTACCTTCCGCTGGGTTACCGCGTCGTTCGCAAGGTTTCCGAAATCGTGCGACAGGAAATGGACCGCGCCGGGGCCGTCGAACTCTTCATGCCGGCTTTGCAGCCGATCGACCTTTTCGAACGCACTGGCCGCCGCGAAGCCTTCGGAAACGTGCTGTTCAATTTCGAAACGAAGCGAGGCGACAGGAAACTGCACTTTGCTCTCGGGCCGACGCACGAGGAAGTGGTCACGAACCTGGTGGCTCACGAAATCAAGACGTACAAGCAGCTTCCGATCACGCTGTACCAGATCCAGACGAAATTCCGCAACGAAGAACGGCCGCGGTTTGGTGTGCTGCGAACGAGCGAATTCCTGATGAAGGACGCCTACAGTTTCGGCACGTCGCTGGAACAGCTCAATGTCGCCTACGAAGCGATGTACAACGCGTACTGCCGCATCTTCGAACGCTGCGGGCTGGAATATATCCCCGTGGAGGCCGAAAGCGGTCCGATCGGAGGCGATGCGTCCCACGAATTCATGGCTCCGGCGGACAACGGCGAAGATTTCGTTGTTCGCTGTCCAGGATGCGGATACGCGGCGAATCAGGAACGAGCGGACACGGGCCGCAAGTCGTCCCTCCCCGCAACCCAAACCAGCGCCGCCGATCCGGAAAAAGTCGACACGCCGAACGCCGGCACAATCGAACAGGTCAGCAACTTTCTGAAGGCGGACCCGACTTCGTTCATCAAGACGCTGGTCTATCTGGCGGACGAAAAACCGGTTGCCGTATTGATTCGCGGCGACCACGACGCGAACGAAGGCAAGATTCGACGAGCACTTCGAGCGACCGACGTCCGGCTAGCCGACGAAGCGACAATTCAAAAGGTCACCGGAGCCCCTGTCGGGTTCGCGGGACCGGTCGGCATCCGGTGCGACATCATCGCCGACCACGATGTCGCCCTCATTGAATCAGCTTTCACCGGAGCCAACCAGAAGGACACTCACCTGACCGGCGTCGTCCCCGGCACTCACTTCGAATTGACCGAAACTTTCGACCTGCGAAACGCCGAAGGCGGAGACCCGTGTCCGAAGTGCGACGGAACACTGGAAATCGTCCACGGCATCGAAGTCGGTCACGTGTTCAAACTGGGCACAAAGTACAGCGAATCGCTGGACGCCATGTACCTGGACAAGGACGAAAAGAAGCACCCCATCATCATGGGCTGCTACGGTATCGGAGTGACGCGTGTCGTCGCGGCAATCGTCGAAACCTGCCACGACGAAAACGGCATCGTCTGGCCATTTACGGTCGCCCCGTATTCGGTGGAATTGATCCCGCTGAATGTTAAAGACGAAGAAGTGATGACAGTCGCTAATCAGCTCTACAATGACCTGACCGAGGCCGGAATCGATGTGCTGATGGACGACAGAGACCAGCGTCCCGGCTTCAAGTTCAAGGACGCCGACCTGATCGGCATCCCGCTGCGAGTCATCATCGGCGGCAAAGGCCTGAAAGAAGGCATCGCGGAAATCAAGGGACGCACGGAATCTGACGCCGTGAATGTTGCGATCAGCCAAACCGTGTCATTCATCAGGGAGGCACTCGGAGGCCTGGAATGA